A single genomic interval of Candidatus Sysuiplasma acidicola harbors:
- a CDS encoding tRNA (pseudouridine(54)-N(1))-methyltransferase TrmY, with product MDNGIQPGSRHYVVISHTVPADGDFSLNDLPGSGGRIDVIARCISSALLISNGIRRDASITICLSSGDRPVSVSVFGSSVRYLNPDERSTAALIRNALVKASRLEEGISSPGVYFSHQSLEEVMHHISGGCNTYYLSELGEPVVTFKAPSFMVLGDQKGVTAEEDALLARSQALKVSLSRLSLQSDQCITISNWIMDRVV from the coding sequence ATGGATAATGGAATACAGCCGGGCAGCAGACATTATGTTGTGATATCACACACGGTCCCCGCCGACGGCGATTTCAGCCTCAATGATCTTCCAGGCAGCGGTGGCAGGATTGATGTCATTGCAAGATGCATTTCCTCTGCACTTTTGATATCCAACGGCATACGGCGCGACGCGTCGATTACGATCTGCCTCTCATCTGGCGATAGGCCGGTGAGTGTTTCCGTATTCGGCTCTTCGGTGAGATACCTGAATCCGGACGAGAGATCAACCGCTGCGCTGATCAGAAATGCCCTTGTAAAGGCATCCAGACTAGAAGAGGGAATATCGAGTCCCGGTGTATATTTCAGCCATCAGTCGCTGGAGGAAGTAATGCACCACATTAGCGGGGGATGCAATACATACTACCTTAGCGAACTTGGTGAGCCAGTTGTCACTTTTAAGGCGCCGTCTTTTATGGTGCTTGGGGATCAAAAAGGGGTGACGGCGGAGGAGGATGCGCTTTTGGCGCGTTCCCAAGCGCTTAAAGTATCGCTCTCCAGACTCAGTCTACAATCGGATCAGTGTATCACTATTTCAAACTGGATTATGGACAGAGTCGTGTGA